In a genomic window of Brettanomyces nanus chromosome 1, complete sequence:
- a CDS encoding uncharacterized protein (BUSCO:EOG09344E8R), translating to MFARQKIETAARFGVKMGGIRLASSANFANKVTGFVNCATYWTKVTGEVAKQVYTKEGFAPPKSAEFKQLYDNTVEQSLSFVKSPKSYTVSVVRAAQNFSSNDFFRYSCYLIQILGCFALGEIIGRRNFVGYPKYGPKTN from the coding sequence ATGTTTGCAAGACAGAAAATCGAAACCGCCGCCAGATTTGGCGTTAAAATGGGTGGCATTAGACTTGCATCATCAGCCAACTTTGCGAACAAAGTGACTGGTTTCGTCAACTGTGCCACCTACTGGACCAAGGTCACTGGAGAGGTTGCTAAACAGGTTTATACGAAGGAAGGATTTGCCCCACCAAAATCCGCTGAATTCAAGCAATTGTACGATAATACTGTTGAACAGAGCCTTTCGTTCGTGAAAAGTCCAAAGTCGTACACGGTTTCTGTGGTCAGAGCAGCGCAGAACTTCTCGTCCAATGACTTTTTCAGATACTCGTGCTACTTGATTCAGATTCTCGGTTGCTTTGCTCTCGGAGAGATCATTGGCAGAAGAAACTTTGTCGGCTATCCAAAGTACGGTCCTAAGACGAACTAG
- the MCM4 gene encoding DNA replication licensing factor, mcm4 component (BUSCO:EOG09340L6O), with amino-acid sequence MSSPVPSSPPDDTNDTTTPNDTLSQTQRPNAVPSSPLFMPPSSDSGAPPSSQVGSGEVLNHPEAGPSAPISSSLGVSSPLAHGTSELFASSSSRPATSADEGTRRRHQSRGDIHSSDFFSSPMKRRFFTENNSSPRKGDLSSSSLPSSAPPSSLPGSDIGNLTSNTLQPHVSSSGTATSTSHAPDEPVRVIWGTNVSIQECSDNFRTFLMSFKLKYRKLMDNLVEAPTEDDKLYYVDMLNMMKETGSTNLNLDCRNLLAYPSTKKLYYQLINYPQEVVPIMDQTIKDCLVSFVLDAAPAEMPGASTTANKDALVDQIESNVYKVRPHNIENHKGMRELNPGDIDKLVSVKGLVIRATPIIPDMKVAFFKCNVCDHTVVVENDRGLIQEPTKCPRPICGATNSMQLIHNRSSFANKQVIKLQETPDLVPDGQTPHSVSLCVYDELVDTCRAGDRVDVCGIFKSSPVKVNPRQRALRTLYKTYVDVVHIKKTDARRLSPDNTTLENELKEQQEVNETRQISEKEIKKIKQVSERDDLYELLARSLAPSIYEMDDVKKGILLQLFGGNNRESEKLGRTRGDINILLCGDPSTSKSQLLQYVHKIAPRGIYTSGKGSSAVGLTAYITRDVDTHQLVLESGALVLSDGGVCCIDEFDKMSDSTRSVLHEVMEQQTISIAKAGIITTLNARASILASANPIDSRYNPNLPVTKNIDLPPTLLSRFDLVYLILDKVDEKIDGQLARHIAGMYLEDTLASATKSELLSADFLTAYIQYAKEQYKPILNEEAKNELVRSYVEMRKLGEDARSAEKRITATTRQLESLIRLSEAHSKMRLSETVELSDVQEAVRLMRSALKDYATDPLTGRIDMDLVQTGQTSADRKMKEDLTHQVAEIISSEGSINYNTLLNKINEQSSSNVENYDLGESIKRLEADGQVVTFGKGHRREIRANRSGLV; translated from the coding sequence ATGTCCTCTCCCGTTCCATCATCCCCTCCAGATGATACTAACGATACAACCACCCCGAATGACACGTTATCGCAGACACAGAGACCGAACGCGGTTCCTTCGTCGCCACTTTTCATGCCCCCATCCAGTGATTCTGGTGCACCTCCGTCATCTCAAGTTGGTTCTGGAGAAGTTCTCAATCATCCGGAAGCAGGACCTTCCGCTCCGATCTCCAGCTCCCTTGGAGTGTCATCCCCACTTGCTCATGGTACTAGTGAATTGTTTGCGTCTAGCTCTTCTAGACCTGCAACTTCTGCAGATGAAGGTACAAGAAGACGTCATCAAAGTAGAGGAGATATTCATTCTTcagattttttttcttctcctatGAAACGCCGATTTTTCACTGAAAACAACTCCTCTCCAAGGAAAGGCGAcctttcatcatcatcattaccttcttctgctcctccTTCATCCTTACCAGGTTCTGACATTGGTAATTTAACATCCAACACTCTACAGCCTCAtgtttcatcttctggtaCTGCCACTTCGACATCGCATGCTCCAGATGAACCAGTTAGAGTTATCTGGGGTACCAACGTCTCTATTCAGGAATGTTCAGACAACTTCAGAACGTTCTTGATgtctttcaagttgaaatATAGGAAATTGATGGACAATCTAGTTGAAGCCCCTACTGAGGATGACAAACTTTACTATGTAGACATGCTCAACATGATGAAAGAAACCGGCTCTACAAACTTGAATCTTGATTGCAGAAACCTATTGGCTTATCCATCCACCAAAAAGCTCTACTATCAATTGATCAACTATCCTCAAGAGGTAGTTCCTATCATGGATCAGACAATCAAAGATTGTCTTGTTTCATTTGTTCTTGatgctgctcctgctgaAATGCCCGGTGCTTCTACAACTGCCAATAAAGATGCACTTGTCGATCAGATCGAGTCGAATGTCTACAAAGTTCGTCCCCATAACATCGAGAACCACAAGGGAATGAGAGAGTTGAATCCAGGTGATATCGATAAACTCGTTTCTGTCAAAGGACTTGTCATTAGAGCAACACCTATCATTCCTGATATGAAGGTTGCTTTTTTCAAATGTAACGTCTGTGATCATACTGTCgttgttgaaaatgatcGTGGCTTGATCCAGGAACCTACAAAGTGCCCGAGACCTATTTGTGGGGCTACCAACTCGATGCAATTGATTCATAACCGATCCTCGTTTGCCAACAAGCAGGTTATTAAGCTTCAGGAAACACCTGATTTGGTGCCCGATGGTCAGACACCCCATTCTGTCTCTCTTTGTGTCTACGACGAGCTCGTTGATACCTGTCGTGCCGGTGACCGTGTGGATGTTTGCGGTATCTTTAAGTCTTCTCCAGTGAAGGTCAATCCTCGTCAACGAGCTTTAAGAACCCTTTATAAGACTTATGTTGATGTCGTTCATATCAAGAAGACAGACGCTAGAAGATTGTCTCCTGATAATACCACATTGGAAAACGAGCTTAAGGAACAACAGGAAGTAAACGAAACAAGACAAATATCTGAAAAAGAGATAAAAAAGATTAAACAAGTATCCGAACGAGACGACCTTTACGAATTACTTGCTCGCTCCCTTGCCCCATCTATCTACGAAATGGATGATGTGAAAAAAGGAATATTGCTTCAACTATTTGGAGGTAACAACCGAGagtctgaaaaattgggACGTACCAGAGGTGatatcaatattcttctctgtGGTGATCCGTCTACTTCCAAGTCCCAATTACTCCAGTATGTGCATAAGATTGCGCCCCGTGGAATATATACTTCCGGTAAGGGTTCTTCTGCCGTTGGTTTAACTGCCTATATCACAAGAGATGTTGATACACATCAATTGGTTTTGGAAAGTGGTGCGTTGGTGCTCTCAGACGGTGGTGTGTGCTGTATTGACGAATTTGATAAAATGAGCGACTCTACAAGGTCCGTTTTGCACGAAGTTATGGAGCAACAGACTATTTCTATCGCTAAAGCTGGTATCATCACAACATTAAATGCCAGAGCTTCGATTCTTGCCTCTGCCAACCCTATTGACTCTAGATACAACCCAAATCTTCCTGTCACCAAGAACATCGATCTACCCCCAACTCTTCTATCAAGGTTTGATTTGGTCTACCTTATTTTGGATAAAGTGGATGAGAAGATCGACGGTCAATTGGCTCGTCACATTGCGGGAATGTATCTTGAAGATACTCTTGCTAGTGCCACTAAGAGCGAGTTGCTCAGCGCCGATTTCCTCACAGCATACATCCAGTATGCCAAAGAACAATATAAGCCTATTCTCAACGAGGAAGCCAAAAATGAACTTGTGAGATCTTATGTAGAGATGAGAAAGCTTGGTGAAGATGCGCGTAGTGctgaaaagagaataaCTGCCACGACTAGACAACTCGAGAGCTTGATCCGTCTATCGGAGGCTCATTCCAAGATGCGTTTGTCTGAGACAGTGGAGCTTTCGGACGTTCAGGAAGCAGTCAGATTAATGAGATCTGCTCTTAAAGACTATGCTACTGATCCACTTACCGGTAGAATTGATATGGATCTTGTTCAAACAGGACAGACATCAGCCGAtaggaagatgaaggaggatTTGACTCACCAAGTGGCTGAGATCATCAGTAGCGAGGGATCCATCAACTACAATACTCTACTAAACAAAATTAACGAGCAGAGCTCTTCTAACGTGGAAAACTACGATCTCGGAGAGTCAATCAAAAGACTTGAAGCAGACGGACAGGTCGTCACTTTTGGAAAGGGACACAGAAGGGAGATTCGTGCCAATCGGTCAGGACTAGTGTGA
- a CDS encoding uncharacterized protein (CAZy:GT91): MVKSGTMVAWLLHPSPRIRKSIIISALVIIALVLSATQMLNRSFEPVYHPLDIKDEARSLLEKLYQAHRGSDAEMKDADTATDTDTNANVNGKGTPQTTSVPPDPENPYLSNTVLNVQYRPIDVQGFLGMMPFDPKKNYYKDQFCPDLLYKSSDSKRIMENSKARLLPDDLEGLNEYLRKTGYGSLFSRKHNDFSPDADLSEVDFTSYPDWFRFTGSSVWLPDEKVHLMASRLLYAPAKYPLMSFIRLQIFDADWNEIKGRRLLYVDAPEHDIKEAMGNYTRSHNEEDLDSVSIKFPGILDIDLDEESREFLLGPEDPRIVYNDVSGIPEPVIIFNQDANGGRAMYLTFPLERTPRGMKKPTLKLRTALMGDGTYEKNWTPFFDTLDPKPEANMRGSMYVMYDINPLRVYKCSLDSGECFIVQQEGAKAPNPRGDKLTSIRGGTSLIPIPRYVVQRLLRRDGILDSDYPLQMWLGFVKTHINDCGCGHMFYRPHLMVMVKQEHSFRVDLLSDSMDFGKDVMSFDDHSSVYCDDGNNVLNPNEIAFWDISYERPNEDSVFDLESKLLPYYDDYLALTISEADENVQVIFLKNVLNYIIGAYKHGTLVLGKKDVGREVRERTKKVESCVLKAASRYCEIYSLTHKRPPPETID; this comes from the coding sequence ATGGTCAAGTCTGGTACTATGGTGGCATGGTTACTTCACCCAAGCCCTAGGATACGCAAGTCTATCATTATATCTGCCCTCGTAATAATAGCTTTAGTGCTTTCAGCGACTCAGATGCTGAATCGCAGTTTTGAACCCGTTTATCACCCTTTGGATATCAAGGATGAAGCAAGAAGTCTACTCGAAAAGTTGTATCAGGCTCATAGAGGGTCAGATGCAGAGATGAAAGATGCCGATACTGCTACCGATACCGATACCAACGCCAATGTCAATGGTAAAGGTACTCCTCAGACGACTTCGGTGCCTCCTGATCCGGAAAATCCGTATCTTTCAAATACTGTATTAAATGTCCAATACAGACCCATCGATGTCCAGGGTTTCCTGGGAATGATGCCCTTTGACCCCAAAAAAAACTACTATAAAGATCAGTTTTGCCCCGATTTGCTTTACAAGTCCTCCGACTCTAAACGTATTATGGAGAATTCAAAGGCTCGTTTATTACctgatgatcttgaagGTCTTAACGAGTATCTTCGGAAAACTGGTTACggttctcttttttctagAAAACACAATGATTTTTCTCCAGATGCTGACCTTAGTGAAGTCGACTTCACCTCTTATCCAGACTGGTTTAGATTTACTGGCTCCTCCGTTTGGCTTCCAGATGAGAAAGTGCATCTAATGGCTAGCAGGCTTCTTTATGCTCCAGCGAAGTATCCTCTAATGTCTTTTATTCGTCTGCAGATTTTTGATGCCGATTGGAATGAAATAAAGGGTCGTCGTCTTTTATATGTCGATGCTCCAGAGCATGATATCAAAGAAGCTATGGGTAACTACACTCGTTCCCATAATGAGGAAGACTTGGATTCTGTGTCTATCAAGTTTCCAGGTATTTTAGATATCGACCTTGACGAGGAAAGTCGTGAGTTCTTGTTAGGACCTGAAGATCCAAGAATCGTATACAATGATGTTTCTGGCATTCCTGAGCCTGTCATTATCTTCAACCAGGATGCCAATGGTGGTAGGGCCATGTACTTAACTTTTCCACTAGAAAGAACTCCTCGTGGTATGAAAAAGCCCACTCTTAAGTTGCGTACGGCGCTCATGGGAGACGGCACGTACGAGAAGAATTGGACTCCATTCTTTGATACTTTAGATCCAAAGCCTGAAGCCAATATGCGTGGTTCCATGTACGTCATGTATGACATCAATCCACTAAGAGTTTACAAGTGCAGCCTGGATAGTGGTGAGTGTTTCATTGTACAGCAGGAAGGTGCAAAGGCTCCTAATCCCCGTGGTGATAAGTTGACCTCTATTCGTGGTGGCACTAGTCTTATTCCTATCCCGAGGTATGTTGTTCAGCGTCTTTTGAGACGTGATGGTATTCTAGATTCTGACTATCCATTGCAGATGTGGCTGGGTTTTGTAAAGACTCATATTAATGATTGTGGTTGTGGTCATATGTTTTACCGTCCACATCTAATGGTTATGGTAAAACAGGAGCATTCTTTCCGTGTCGATCTACTTTCAGACAGTATGGACTTTGGTAAAGATGTCATGTCGTTTGATGATCATTCTTCTGTATACTGTGATGATGGAAACAACGTTCTCAATCCCAACGAAATTGCCTTTTGGGATATCAGCTATGAGAGGCCCAACGAAGATTCCGTCTTTGATCTTGAGTCCAAGCTTCTCCCTTACTACGATGACTATTTGGCTCTTACTATTAGTGAAGCAGATGAAAATGTTCAGGTTATCTTCCTGAAAAATGTTTTGAACTACATTATCGGTGCCTATAAGCATGGCACTCTAGTCCTAGGCAAGAAGGACGTGGGAAGAGAGGTTCGAGAGAGAACTAAGAAAGTTGAATCGTGTGTCCTAAAGGCCGCCTCTCGTTACTGTGAAATATATTCTTTGACGCATAAGCGTCCCCCTCCAGAGACAATTGATTGA
- a CDS encoding uncharacterized protein (BUSCO:EOG09344C17), which yields MKQVELAFFSSNKVSKKHELEDNDARDKNTKKIRTEEDDIHLATPPTEISDGSDIEVVEEVERGHIDRTEVARINKVTESKRESTPHKNSIEEREQRKIRKEKEAEERRLKKEKETEERRLKKEKLEEKRQLKKEKIEEERRSKKVQKEKEKLERQKKREEKKAEQEVMRKQKEEERQKQIEEKEKEKILAEEQRKKHSITNFFKLKSTTHQDEEYGNEGKYLPIDEIRQDKSDYESFFLPFYVRPETKLVDLRPEKREVDVNSGSSFQSFLRGFKLDEPVHQYSTAQAVVQKMNLGMIKESEDEFMKVPKKFLQFYENVKAPYCGTYSFTIYDVNEDLAINPFAKISTTKDLSINYDYDSDLEKPEDDEEEEGEDIDLEADDEDDEDEDSSDELSGESSDFDGFVEKEDDSQGSSNSKRKILGPLKPESRWIHGTIGDDDAFGQYFNTLGFERLNYTIQFPIDPLCEYWKVEAGSAATPFSTSSSSATASTLQAKKRTITDDADLKRMTEFILQNRDYTLNTLTELMQKQVLSQYSRSMVKNSIRQAAAFDKKKNEWVLNNVVTDTGV from the coding sequence ATGAAACAAGTAGAACTAgcattcttttcctctAATAAAGTGTCGAAAAAGCACGAACTTGAAGATAATGACGCAAGAGATAAGAATACAAAAAAGATaagaactgaagaagatgatattcATTTGGCTACACCACCGACTGAAATCAGTGATGGATCAGACATTGAAgtggttgaagaagtagagAGAGGGCATATTGATAGAACAGAAGTGGCGAGAATCAATAAAGTAACTGAATCGAAAAGGGAGAGTACGCCTCATAAGAACTCTATAGAAGAACGAGAACAACGGAAgattagaaaagaaaaggaagcagaagaaaggcggttaaagaaagagaaagagactgaagaaagaagactaaagaaagagaaactggaggaaaagagacaattaaagaaagagaaaatagaggaagaaagacGGTCCAAGAAGGtacagaaggagaaggagaaactGGAAAgacaaaagaagagagaagaaaagaaggctgaacaagaagttatgagaaagcagaaagaggaagaaagacagaagcaaattgaagagaaggaaaaagagaaaatacTGGCGGaagagcaaagaaaaaagcaTTCTATAAcgaacttcttcaagttgaagtCAACGACTCATCAAGACGAGGAGTATGGCAACGAAGGGAAATATCTGCCCATAGATGAGATAAGGCAAGATAAAAGTGATTATGAATCATTTTTCCTTCCATTCTATGTGAGGCCTGAGACAAAGCTGGTAGATTTGAGACCTGAGAAGCGAGAGGTCGACGTGAATTCTGGCAGTTCATTTCAGTCATTTTTAAGAGGATTCAAACTTGATGAACCAGTTCACCAGTACTCTACAGCTCAGGCAGTGGTTCAGAAAATGAATCTAGGGATGATTAAAGAATCTGAGGACGAGTTCATGAAGGTCCCAAAGAAATTCCTGCAATTCTACGAAAATGTCAAGGCACCCTATTGTGGAACGTACTCTTTTACAATATACGATGTGAACGAGGATCTAGCGATAAATCCATTTGCAAAGATATCCACGACTAAAGATCTTAGTATTAATTATGACTACGATtctgatttggagaagcctgaggatgacgaggaggaggaaggtgaagatATTGACCTTGaagctgatgatgaggatgatgaagatgaagactcTTCAGACGAATTGTCAGGGGAATCATCTGATTTCGATGGGTTtgttgagaaagaagacgataGTCAGGGTTCCAGTAATTCGAAGCGCAAGATTTTGGGACCTCTCAAACCGGAATCAAGATGGATACATGGTACaattggagatgatgatgctttCGGCCAGTATTTCAATACGCTTGGGTTCGAGAGACTTAATTACACCATTCAATTTCCTATAGATCCGCTATGCGAGTATTGGAAAGTCGAAGCAGGTAGTGCGGCTACCCCCTTTTCGacgtcttcttcttcggctACTGCTTCTACACTGCAagcgaagaagagaacaatTACCGATGATGcagatttgaagaggatgacCGAGTTCATTTTGCAGAATAGAGACTATACACTTAATACCCTCACGGAGTTGATGCAGAAGCAGGTTCTCAGCCAATACTCCCGTTCCATGGTGAAAAATAGTATACGACAGGCTGCAGCGTTcgataaaaagaagaacgaaTGGGTGCTAAACAATGTTGTCACCGATACCGGTGTTTAG
- a CDS encoding uncharacterized protein (BUSCO:EOG09344FGJ) produces MLACLARPIYSAGLREGSALHQAAFRRSLGLRFISSAKPPLTKQSSSTRLKKLIQKYGYVGLGVYVGIAIIDLPLCYLLVHSSGEDQIRDLQDKFLVWIGWKNNGGDRRSESAPSQSVSKLPDDKSSTFWTELAVAYALHKLLIVVRLPLTAAVTPAVVKRLLKMGFKMGNINSSTVKATLKTSIEKGKYDPTASNPKFGKPPTKGQRWFF; encoded by the coding sequence ATGCTTGCTTGCTTAGCTCGTCCCATTTATTCTGCAGGCCTCAGAGAAGGTTCTGCCCTTCATCAAGCGGCTTTCCGTAGGTCTTTGGGCCTTCGATTCATCTCCTCAGCTAAGCCCCCTTTGACTAaacaatcttcttcaacaagacTCAAAAAGTTGATCCAAAAATACGGCTATGTGGGTCTCGGAGTCTATGTCGGTATTGCAATTATCGATCTGCCTCTCTGTTACTTGTTGGTCCATTCTTCAGGTGAAGATCAGATCCGAGATCTTCAGGATAAATTCCTAGTGTGGATTGGTTGGAAAAATAATGGTGGTGATAGGAGATCTGAATCTGCACCATCTCAGTCTGTTTCTAAATTGCCTGATGATAAAAGTTCCACTTTTTGGACAGAACTTGCAGTTGCATACGCTTTGCATAAACTTTTGATCGTTGTTAGGCTTCCTCTCACGGCTGCTGTCACGCCTGCCGTGGTGAAAAGGCTCCTGAAGATGGGGTTCAAAATGGGGAACATTAACTCTTCCACTGTTAAAGCCACTCTCAAGACCAGTATTGAGAAGGGCAAGTACGACCCAACCGCTTCTAATCCTAAATTCGGCAAGCCTCCAACTAAGGGCCAAAGGTGgttcttctga
- a CDS encoding uncharacterized protein (BUSCO:EOG09341UQJ), protein MFGKVAGAVFVTAIATGLTVEAAHIFFESVKPLTQQEKKTDEYREPDFDYPDDIIREQLARNYAFFGEDGMKRIRDLFVVVLGAGGVGSNCVSSLARSGVSKIRVVDFDQVSLSSLNRHSVATLKDVGTSKVKCLQRRILQIAPWCEVEAIDEVFKAEHADRLVARGHPDYVIDCIDNIETKVDLLGYCYKKGFTTISSMGASCKSDATQVNVSDISTTAEDPLAKAVRRRLRRRGVNSGITCVFSAEKPDPRKATLLPLPAEEIQKGGVDELSALQNFRIRILPVLGTMPGIFGLAITSHILTEAGGYPIEPIEGKNRYKVYDNLLQSLSSQEGRMGRDQRIPIAIEDTQYLLEEVFRGKSPISNYSTRLVVSRWLPDKPICLTNLVIMTRDEQRDHEKRVLLGGEKVEDVYSEEAIQRVNKRIQEEIWYEKFR, encoded by the coding sequence ATGTTTGGGAAGGTGGCAGGTGCAGTTTTTGTCACGGCCATAGCAACGGGACTAACTGTTGAGGCGGCACATATATTTTTTGAGAGTGTGAAGCCATTGACTCagcaagagaaaaagactGACGAATATAGAGAGCCGGATTTCGACTATCCTGATGATATAATTAGAGAGCAACTTGCAAGAAACTATGCattctttggagaagatggcATGAAACGGATTCGTGATTTGTTTGTGGTTGTATTGGGTGCTGGAGGAGTCGGGTCGAACTGTGTGTCTTCGTTAGCTAGATCTGGGGTGTCGAAGATTAGAGTGGTTGACTTCGATCAAGTATCATTATCTTCGTTGAATAGACATTCTGTAGCCACATTGAAAGATGTGGGAACATCAAAGGTGAAGTGTTTGCAGCGCAGAATTCTACAGATAGCTCCGTGGTGTGAAGTGGAAGCAATAGACGAAGTTTTCAAAGCGGAGCATGCCGATAGATTAGTCGCTAGAGGTCACCCAGACTATGTGATTGACTGCATAGATAATATAGAGACCAAAGTGGATCTATTGGGGTACTGCTATAAAAAGGGATTTACCACCATCTCTTCAATGGGTGCTTCATGTAAGAGCGATGCCACTCAAGTTAATGTTAGCGATATATCCACTACGGCCGAGGATCCTTTGGCCAAAGCTGTGCGGCGgagattgagaagaagaggcgTTAATAGCGGGATCACCTGCGTCTTTTCTGCGGAGAAGCCTGACCCTAGAAAGGCCACGCTATTGCCTTTACCAGCTGAAGAGATCCAAAAAGGTGGCGTGGATGAATTAAGTGCCCTACAAAACTTCAGGATTCGGATACTTCCAGTATTGGGAACTATGCCTGGCATATTTGGTCTCGCCATTACTTCTCACATTCTCACCGAGGCTGGCGGATACCCCATTGAACCAATAGAAGGTAAGAACAGATACAAAGTGTACGacaaccttcttcaaagccttaGCTCTCAGGAGGGTAGAATGGGCCGTGACCAAAGAATCCCCATCGCGATAGAGGATACGCAGTATTTGCTAGAAGAGGTGTTTCGAGGTAAATCACCAATATCGAACTATTCCACGCGGTTGGTGGTCTCAAGATGGCTACCAGATAAGCCAATATGCCTGACAAACCTTGTAATAATGACCAGGGATGAGCAGAGGGACcatgaaaagagagtttTGCTCGGAGGAGAGAAGGTAGAAGACGTTTACAGCGAAGAAGCAATTCAGAGAGTGAACAAGAGAATACAGGAAGAAATATGGTACGAGAAGTTCCGTTAG